GGCGATGAGCCTCATCAGGTTTTCCCTCAAGCGGCGGGTGACGGTTTCGATGTGCGCCGTCGCCCTGGTGATCTTCGGGATCGTCGCCTACACCCGGCTGCCGATCAATCTTCTCCCCAACATCTCGTATCCGAGCCTGACGGTCGAGACCCGCTACCCCGGGGCCGCGCCCGGCGAGATCGAGTCCCTCATCAGCCGCCCGCTGGAGGAGGCGGTCGGCGTCGTGGCCGGCGTGCAGCGCCTCACGTCCGCGTCGCGCCCGGGGCTGTCGCAGGTGACGCTCGAGTTCGGCTGGGGACGCAACATGGACTTCGCCGCGCTCGACGTGCGCGAGAAGCTGGACCTGGTCCGGCTGCCGCGCGAGGCGGAGAAGCCGGTGGTCCTGCGGCTCGATCCGAACAACGACCCGGTCCTGCGGCTCTACCTGACCGGCGGGACGAGCCTGTACCAGCTGCGCTACGTCGCCGACGAGGTCCTGAAGAAGGACCTCGAGTCGACCGAGGGGGTCGCCGCCATCAAGGTGAACGGCGGCTACGAGGAGGAGATCCAGGTCAAGGTGGACCAGGGGAAGCTGTCGCTCCTGGGCGTCAGCATCCAGGACGTCAACCAGAAGCTCCTGCGCGAGAACGTCAACCAGGCCGGCGGGAGCCTCTACGAGCAGGAGGCCCGCTACCTCGTCCGGGCGCGCAACGAGTTCAAGGACCTGGACGACATCATGAAGACCGTCCTGGTCACGAAGGACGGGCGCAACGTCCTGATGTCGGACGTGGCGGTGGTCGAGCGCGGCCACAAGCAGCGCGAGGCGATCACCCGCTTCGCCGGCGCCGAGGCGGTCGAGCTGGCGATCTACAAGGAAGGGGACGCCAACACGGTCGGCGTGGCGCGCGCCGTGCAGAAGCGTCTCGAGCGCTCCCGCAAGGAGCTGCCGGCCGGGGTCGAGGTGACGACCGGCGTCGACCAGTCGCGCTTCATCCAGGACTCGATCCACGAGGTGGTCGTCAACGCGCTCGAAGGCGGGGCGCTGTCGATCCTGATCATCCTGCTGTTCCTGAAGGACATCTGGAGCACCCTGATCATCAGCGTGTCGATCCCGATCTCGATCATCGCGACCTTCTTCCTCATGTACCAGACCGGGACGACCATCAACGTCATGTCGCTCGGCGGCCTGGCGCTCGGCGTCGGCATGCTGGTGGACGACTCGATCGTGGTCCTGGAGGCGATCTTCAAGCGCCGCGAGCGCGGCGAGGCAGGGGAAGTGGCGGCGGAGCGTGGGGCATCGGAGGTCGGCCGGGCGGTCGTCGCCTCGACCCTGACCACGATCGCGGTCTTCGTCCCCGTGGTGTTCATCGAGGGGATGGCGGCCCAGCTGTTCCGCGACCAGGCGCTGACCGTGTCGTTCTCCCTCCTGGCCTCGCTCGTCGTGTCGCTGACGATCATCCCGATGGTCGCGGCGATGATGGGGCTGGCGCGCACCGTGGCGGCCACGCCCATGTCGGCGCCGCTCCCCTCGGGGAGCGGCCGGCCGAGGCGACTGGCACACGCCGCCTTCGTCGCCGGGCCGCCTGCCGCCCTGCGGGCGATTCGCGGCGGCCTGCGTTGGACCGGGGCGTGGGCCGCCCGCCTGACGCGGCCGATCACCGCCGCGTTCGACCGGACCTTCGACGCCGGGATGAAGGCCTACCCGGTCCTGCTGCGCGCGGCGCTGCGCGTCCCGGGCACGGTGCTGGCGGGGGCGCTCCTGGCGTTCGTCGCGTCGCTGTTCCTGGCGCGCACCCTCGGGGTCGACCTGATCCCCACCTTCTCGCAGGGGGAGTTCAGCTTCCTGATCCAGCTGCCGGAGGGGACGCCCCTCGAGGCGACCGACCGCTTCGTGCAGGGGGTGCAGTCGGTGATCAAGGACGATCCGCGGGTCGACGCGGTCTCGAGCATCATCGGCGGGGCCGGCCTGTCGCTGACGCAGACCGGCTCCGAGGGGGAAAACGCCGCCCGCATCCAGGTCCGCCTGAAGAAGGGCTCGGGGCGCAGGGAGGAGGAGTCGGTGGCGGCGGCCCTGCGGTCCCGGCTCGAAGCCTCGCAGGTGGCGCGCTACAAGTTCGAGCGCCCGTCCTACTTCACCTTCCGGACCCCCATCGAGGTCGAGGTCTACGGCGACAACCTGGCCGATCTGCAGACGTCCGCCGCGGCGCTGAAGAAGGACCTGGAGAAGGTCCCGGGGCTGGTGGACGTGAAGTCGTCCATGGAGGCGGGCAATCCCGAGCTCCAGCTGAGCTTCAACCGCGAGCAGCTGTCGCACCTGGGCCTCGATCTCTTCCAGGTGGCCGGCACGGTGCGCAACAAGGTGCAGGGGGAGGTGGCGACCCGCTTCCTGGAGGGGGACCGCGAGATCAACATCCTGGTCCGCTCGGTCGAGGTCGGGACCGCCTCGGTCGCGGACGTCTCCGACCTGATCGTCGGGCAGCGCAACGGCGTGCCGATTTTCCTCAAGAGCGTCGCCGACGTGAAGCTGACCGAGGGGCCGAGCGAGATCCGCCGCGTCGCCCAGAAGCGCGCGGCGGTGATCTCGGGGGACATCTCCCGGCGCGACATGGGGGCCGTGGCCGCCGACGTGCGCGCCGCCATCGCGCGGCAGAGCTTCCCGGCGGGTGTCATGGCCGGGCTGAGCGGCCAGGAGGAGGAGATGGGCCGCTCCTTCCGCTCCCTGCAGCTGGCGCTGGCCCTGGCCATCTTCCTGGTCTATCTCGTCATGGCCTGCGAGTTCGAGTCGCTCCTCCATCCGTTCGTCGTCATGTTCACCGTCCCTCTCGGGATCATCGGCGCCGTCCTGGCGCTGGTCGTGACCGGGCACACGGTCAACGTCGTGGCCATGATCGGTGCGGTGATGCTGGCCGGGATCGTCGTCAAGAACGCCATCGTGCTCATCGACGCGGTCAACATGCTCCGCGGGGAAGGCATGTCTCGCGAAGACGCGCTCGTCGAGGCGGGGCTCCGCCGGATGCGCCCCATCCTGATGACGACCGCGACGACGATCCTCGGCCTCCTGCCGATGGCGATCGGGCTGGGCGAGGGGGCCGAGCTGCGCGCCCCCCTGGCGGTCACCGTCATCGGCGGCCTGACGGTGGCGACCATCCTGACCCTGTTCGTCATCCCGGTCGTCTACACCGTCCTCGACCGCAAGGCGTTCGTCGTCCTGGCCGGGCCCGCCACGGCGCCGGGCGGCGCCACCGGCACCGCGCCCTCCTCGGAGGAAGGGCCGGCGCCGTCGCGGTTCGGGCCCGGCTTCCTGCCGCAGCCGGCCCTCGGGAGCGCCGGTCCGGCCCGCTTCGCCGCGGACGAGATCGAGCCTGAGGCCACGGGCCCGGCGATCCCGGCCCGCCCCGAGCTATGAACCTCCCGTCGCTGTCGATCCGCAGGCCGGTCACCACGCTGATGATTCTGCTCAGCATCATGGTGGTCGGCGGCATCGCCATGGCGCGGCTCCCCCTGGCGTTCCTGCCGAACGTGGACATTCCGTTCATCGGCATCAACATCCCGTACCCCAATTCGAACCCGACGCAGATCGAGAAACAGATCACCAAGCCGGTCGAGGAGGTCCTCGCGACGATTCCCGGCGTGAACCGGCTCGCGTCGACCTCGACCGCCGACAGCGCCGAGTTCCAGCTCGAGTTCAAGTGGGGACAGAACCTCGACATCGTGCGCATGCAGGTGAGCGAAAAGATGGACCAGGTGAAGGCGTCCCTGCCGCCGGGGATCGGCCAGGTCTTCATCTTCTCGTTCAACACCAGCGACATCCCGGTCGTCCAGGCGCGCATCTCGGCGCAGGGGGTCGACCTGTCCAGGAACTACGACCTGCTGGAGACCCGGGTGGCGAACCGCATCCGGCGCGTGCCGGGGGTGGCGCGCGTCCAGCTCGACGGAGTGGCCCCGCGCGAGATCTTCATCGACCTGGTCCTCGACCGGATCAAAGAGCACGCGGTCGACATCGGCACGCTCCTGACCCGGCTGCAGGGGGCCTCGGCGAACCTGGTTCTCGGCCAGGTCAGCCACGACGGCCTGCGCTACACCGCGCGGGCCCTGGGAGCGTTCGATTCCCTTCAGGCGATCGAGGACCTGACGGTCAACGACCGGGGGCTGAAGCTCAAGGACATCGCCGAGATCCGCTACGAGGAGCCGCCGATCGCCTACGGCCGGCACCTCGACGGCGGCCCGGCCGTCGCCCTGGAGGTGTTCAAGGAGTCGACCGCCAATACGGTGGAGGTCGTGGGCGCGGTCATGAAAGTGATCACCGAGGACATCAGCCAGGATCCGCTCCTGGCCGGCATCAAGGTGTTCACCTGGGACAACCAGGCGAAGCAGATCACGACCGGCATCGACTCCCTGAAGCACGCCGGCCTCCTTGGGGCGCTGTTCGCCGTGCTCGTCCTCTACTACTTCCTGCGCCGCCTCGACTCGACGCTCATCGTGTCGTTCTCGATCCCGTTCTCGGTGATCGCCGCCTGCGGGCTCATGTACTTCATGGGGAAGACGCTCAACGTCCTGTCGATGTGCGGGCTGATGCTCGGGATCGGCATGCTGGTGGACGATGCGATCGTCGTCCTGGAAGCGATCGACCGGAAGCGCCGCACCGTCGCCGATCCGCACGAGGCGGCCCTGGTCGGGGCGCGCGACGTGACCATGGCGGTCGTCTGCTCGACCCTCACGACGATCATCGTCTTCCTGCCGCTGGTGGTCGGCGCCAGCACCGAGCTCACCATCTGGCTGAAGGAGGTCGGGCTGTCGATCTCGATCTCGCTCGCCTGCTCGCTGTTCTCCTCCCTGACCCTCATCCCCCTGATGTCGGCGCAGTGGCTCAAGCGCAAGCCGGCGGAGCAGCCGAAGAGCCTGGCCTGGCTGGAGGAGCGCTACGTCGGCATGCTGGGGTGGACCCTCAGGCACAAGGCCTGGACGCTGCTCATCGTCATCCTCGGCCTCGGGGTCGGCGTCGTGCCGTTCATGGCGGGCCTGGTAGACACGGCGCAGTTCGCGGCGACCAGCAACAAGAGGCTGTTCCTGCAGTACGAGTTCGCGGACTTCTCGTACAAGTCCGACTCGGAGCGGGCCGTCAACACCATCGAGGCGTACCTGCGCGCCAACAAGGACGCGTACTCCATCAAGTCGATCTACAGCGTCTTCGGCGAGAACGAGGCGCGCACGGTGATGGTCCTGGCGCGCGAGGACCTCGGGGACCAGGTGATCAAGGACCTGCGCAGGACAATCCGGGCCGGCCTGCCGCAGGTGCCCGGGGCGCGCATCTTCTTCGCCGAGGAGGCGAACGAGGGGGGGAACAGCACCTACTTCGCGGTCAAGTTCTTCGGTCACGACAGCGGTATTCTGAAAAAGCTCGCCGACGAGGCGGCCCGGCGGCTGGCGATCGTCGACGGCGTGCAGGACATCACCTCGTCGCTGAACAAGGGGCGCAACGAGATCCAGGTCGTGATCGACCGGGACAAGGCGCTGCGCGCCGGCCTGACGGCCGAGGACGTGTCGCAGATCTTCCAGTTCACGCTCGGCGGCATGCGCCTGCAGCGCTTCAACGCCGGCGACCGCGAGGTGGAGACCTGGCTCGAGCTCCGCCTGATCGATCGCCAGAACCTGGAGGACCTCAAGTCGATCCAGATCGGCCCCCCCTCCCGGCCGGTCCTTCTGGGGGACATCGCCGCGTTCCAGGTGGTGCGCCGCGCCGACCAGATCGCCCGCGAGGACCGCAAGGTCCGGGTGGCCGTCAACGCCACCTACGAGGGGAAAGAGTGGCAGAAATCCCGCAAGGAGATCGAGTCCCTCATGAACTCCTTCGAACTGCCGCCCGGGTACACCTGGTCGTGGGACGACCGGATCCTGGAGCAGGGGGAGGAGAACCAGCAGATGATGATCAACTTCCTCCTGGCTTTGGCCCTGGTCTACCTGGCGATGGCGTCCCTGTTCGAGTCGATGGCCCAGCCGTTCGCCATCCTGTTCTCGATCCCGTTCGCCCTGCCGGGCGCCGCCTGGCTCCTGGCAGCGACCCGGACACCGTTCAACATCATGGCGCAGATCGGCCTGCTGATGCTGATCGGCATCGTGGTGAAGAACGGCATCGTCCTGCTCGACCACATGAACCAGCTCCGCCAGGCCGGGATGCCGCGCGACCAGGCGATCATGCAGGCCGGGCGAGACCGTCTGCGCGCCGTCCTGATGACCGCCCTCACCGCCATCGTCGGTCTGATCCCGCTGGCCCTCGGCCGCTCCAGCGTCGGCGACGCCTACTACTACCCGCTGGCCCGCACGGTCATCGGCGGGCTCGCCTCGTCCACCGTCCTGACCCTCATCGTCCTGCCGTACATCAACCTGGGCGTGGAGGGGGTCGCCGCCTGGATGCGCGGCCTCTGGCGCGCCTCCGACCCGGCGGCGATGCTCCAGCCGGCCGTCGCGGCGCCTCCGGCCATGACGACAACCCCCGATTCGTCGGTCGCCTGACGCGCGCCACGAAACCGGCGCGAAAAATCATGCATCGGGCGGCATGAAGGCCTCCCGAACCGCCGTCAAGCCATTAAACCCGTTGATTTTGCGCGATCCTGCGGTATAAATACGGAATCAAAATTTCGGGGTGCTTCCGAACGGAGGCTGTGGAATGCATTCGTCTGCGGAGAAGAAGGGTCTGACCATCTGGCTCACGGGCCTGCCGAGCGCCGGCAAGAGCACCATCGCCAGGAAACTCGCCACCCTGCTGAAGGGCGAGGGGCATCGCGTCACGGTCCTCGACGGGGACGAGGTGCGCGAGCGGCTGAACAAAGGCCTCGGCTTCTCCAAGGAAGACCGCGACGAGAACATCCGGCGCATCGCCTACGTGGCGCGGCTGCTGACCGAGGCGGGCTCCACCGTGATCGTCGCGGCGATCTCGCCGTACCGCGACGCGCGGGACGCGGCGCGGGCCGAGATCGGACGCTTCGCCGAGATCCACGTCAACTGCTCCCTCGAAGAGTGCATCCGTCGCGACGTCAAGGGGCTCTACAAGAAGGCGCTCGCCGGCACGCTGGACCATTTCACCGGCGTGTCCGATCCGTACGAGCCGCCGCTCATGCCCGAGCTGGTGGTCGAGACGGACCGCGAGGCGCCGATCGACAGCGCCCGCGGGATCATCTTCTGCCTGCAGTCGCTGGGATACCTGCCGGCCTCCACGAAGGAAGAGCTCGCGCCGACCGAGCGTCTGGCGCCGATCCAGACCGGATCGGAAGCGTAACAGGCCGTGAAAGTCGCCGTCCTGGGGCTGGATTGCGCCGCCCCCCGCCTGGTCTTCGATCGCTTCCGTGACGACCTTCCCAACCTGAGGGGCCTGATGGAGGCCGGCTCCCACGGCCCGCTCCTGAGCACCCACCCGCCGATCACCGTGCCGGCCTGGGCCTGCATGATGCGCAGCCAGGACCCCGGCCAGCTCGGCATCTACGGATTCAGGAACCGCAAAGACCATTCGTACGACGGCCTGTCGATGGCCAACGCCTCCGTCCTCAAGAGCGACGCCGTCTGGGACCTGCTCGGGCGCGCCGGCAAGAGCTCCATCGTCCTCGGCGTGCCGCCGTCGTTTCCTCCGAAGCCGCTCAACGGCGTGCAGGTCGGCTGCTTCCTGACGCCGTCCACCGACATGGCCTACACCTACCCGCCGGACGTGCGCCAGGAGATCCAGAAGGTCGCCCCCGGCTACGTGGTCGACGTCGAGGGGTTCCGGACCGAAGACAAGGACGCGCTCTTGAAGCGGATCTACGACAAGACGCGCATGCACTTCGCGGTGGCGCGGCACCTCCTGAAGACCCGGCCGTGGGACTTCTTCATGATGGTCGAGATGGGGGTGGACCGCATCCACCACTCGTTCTGGAAATACATGGACCCCGATCACCCGAAGTACGAGCCGCGCAACCCGCACGAAAACGCCATTCGCGACTACTACCGCTACTGCGACCAGGAGATCGGCGAGCTCCTGGCGCTCTTCCCGAAGGACACCGCGGTGATGGTCGTGTCGGACCACGGCGCCAAGAAGCTCGACGGCGGCATCTGCTTCAACGAGTGGCTCATCAAGAAGGGCTACCTGGCGCTGAAGTCGTATCCGGACAAGCCCACCCCGATCGGCAAGGCGGACGTCGACTGGTCGAAGACGTTGGCCTGGGGGGACGGCGGCTACTACGGCCGGCTGTTCATGAACGTCAGGGGGCGCGAGCCGCAGGGGACGATCGAGCCCTCGGACTACGACAAGGTCCGCAGCGACCTGGCGGCCGAGATCGAGGCGATCGAGGACCCGTCGGGCCGCCCGATCGGGACGAAGGCGTACCGTCCCGAGGACATCTACCGCGAGGTGCGCAACGTCGCCCCCGACCTGACCTGCTACTTCGGCAACCTCGACTGGCGGTCGATCGGCTCGGTCGGCCTGAAGACGATCCACACCTTCGAGAACGACACCGGCCCCGACGACGCCAACCACGACTGGCAGGGGATCTTCATCCTGAAATCCGCCGCGAACGGCCTGCCGAAAGGGGCGCGGAGCGGGCTCAAGATCTACGACGTCGCCCCGACCCTGCTCGGCCTCTTCGGCGTCGAGGCGCCGGCCGGGATGATCGGGCGGAGGCTCGACCGGGAATGAGCCCCGGGGGAGTGTGCTAGCATGAAAACTTCCGATCGAACCACAGAGGCCGACCGCATGGCGCAGCAGACCGTCCGCGCTCTCTTCGTGACCCCGACATGGATGGCGACGGGGGAGACGGCCGCCGCCCTGGTCCTGGCCGACAGCATCGTCGCGGGGGGAGGCGAGGCGTGGTTCCTGGCGTCGACGCCGGCCGCCCAGATCGTCCGCCCGAAGTACGGCGACCGGGTGCAGGAGATGACCGGCGACCTGGCGTCGAACCAGCACCACTGGCGGCGGATGATCGAAGAGATCGACCCGAACGTCATCGTGTTCTCCGAGCTGCGATCGATCCTGGCGCTGCGTCTCAATCGGCAGTTCCCCCTGGCCGACCTGTCGTGGCTGCGCGAGCTGAACGAGGTCGACGCCCTCCTGGTCGCGCTCGACCACGTCGGCTCGACGCCGTCCGTGCAGAAGATGATCTCCCGGCTGAGCGGGCACGCCTTCTTCCGGCTGATCAGCAACGCCTGGCGGCCGATCTTCGAGCGCATGGTCATTCTCCTGCCCTGCCCGCTGCACGAGCCCGGGAAGGTCGAAGGCCGGCAGGGGCACCCGTACCGCAGCATGGCGATGCCGCTGCGCGTCGATCCGGCGGTCCGGGACCAGGTGCGGGCCCGCTACCTGGGGGAGGACCATGCCGCGGACGGCCGGCTGATCTTCCACAGCGTGCCGCGCTGGAGCTTCCGCCTGGCCAAGGCGCTGAAGGCGCCGCTCTACGACAACCTGAGCGAGTTCGTGGCCGAGTACGTCGCCGACGTCGAGGCGCCCGTCACGATCGTGTCGGTCAACGACGGGACGCTCCTGCGTCCGTCGCCGGACAAGACGGTGCGCGTCGTCAACCTCGCGGGCCTGCCGCTCGCCGAGTTCGACGCCCTGATGTTGTCCTCCGACCTGGTCCTGACCGAGAACATCGTGTCGCTCACCCTGGCCAAGACGGTCGGGAACGCGCCCGGTGTGGCGCTCGTCAATTCCTCCACGCTGAAAGAGATCCTCGCGCGCGAGCCGGAAGGCAGCGAGATCAGGCGGCTGGCGATGCAGATGGAGCGCCGGCGGGCCGGCTCGGTCTACCCGCACGTCATGTACCCGATGAAGCAGCAGGATCAGGCGGCGGCCGCCACCCGGTCCCCCCGGCGCCGGCTGTTCAACGCCGCCGCCCCCTCCGTGCCGATGCCCGAGGAGATGATCCGCGCGGGGAGCCTGCCGTCCAGCCCGTTCATCAGGGCCGAGCTGTACGGCGGGCAGAAGACCCGCGACCTGTTCCACGGCCTGCTGTGCGATCCCGCCCGGCGCGCCCAGGCGCGGGCGGAGGACGAGGCGTTCATCGCGCGCCAGAACGCGCTCGAGGACGGCTCGTCCGTGCTGAAGCGCCTCCTGGCCGGCCGCACGGTCGGAGACACGGTGATCGCCCATGGATGAGACCTCGAGGGCCGCCGGCTCGGCCCCCCGGGCCGTCGCGTCCACAACGCCTGCCGCCGGGGCTCCCCGGCCCGCCTCGCGCCCGGTGGCGGATCAGATCAACCAGGTCTACGACCAGGTCATGTACGACGACCTGTACCGCGAGTACTGGGGGCACAGCGACTTCGTGAACTTCGGCTACTGGGAGCAGGGGACGCGCGAGCAGAAGGAGGCCTGCGAGGCGCTGATGGAGAAGCTCCTGGCCTTCATCCCCGAGAAGAAGGGGACGATCCTCGACGCCGCCTGCGGCAAGGGGGCGACGACGAGGCACCTCCTGAAGTACTACCCGCCCGAGGCGGTGACCGGGATCAACATCTCCGAGAAGCAGCTCGAGACCTGCAAGGCCAACGCCCCCGGCTGCCGCTTCATCCTGATGAACGCCGCCGACCTGAAGTTCGAGGACGCGTCGTTCGACAACATCATCTGCGTCGAGGCCGCCTTCCACTTCGACACGCGCGAAAAGTTCCTGCGCGAGGCCTGCCGCGTCCTCAAGCCCGGCGGGACCCTCGTCCTCTCGGACAGCCTGTTCACCCGCTGGTGGGAGCGCATCAAGCCCCCCGGCCGCCTGCTCAACTTCGTCGAAGACCCCGCCGCCTACCGCGCCCTCTGCCAGTCCGCCGGCTTCCAGGACGCCGAGATCCTCGACGCCCGCGAAGAATGCGCCGTCCGCTTCCTGCGCG
This portion of the Candidatus Polarisedimenticolia bacterium genome encodes:
- a CDS encoding efflux RND transporter permease subunit, giving the protein MSLIRFSLKRRVTVSMCAVALVIFGIVAYTRLPINLLPNISYPSLTVETRYPGAAPGEIESLISRPLEEAVGVVAGVQRLTSASRPGLSQVTLEFGWGRNMDFAALDVREKLDLVRLPREAEKPVVLRLDPNNDPVLRLYLTGGTSLYQLRYVADEVLKKDLESTEGVAAIKVNGGYEEEIQVKVDQGKLSLLGVSIQDVNQKLLRENVNQAGGSLYEQEARYLVRARNEFKDLDDIMKTVLVTKDGRNVLMSDVAVVERGHKQREAITRFAGAEAVELAIYKEGDANTVGVARAVQKRLERSRKELPAGVEVTTGVDQSRFIQDSIHEVVVNALEGGALSILIILLFLKDIWSTLIISVSIPISIIATFFLMYQTGTTINVMSLGGLALGVGMLVDDSIVVLEAIFKRRERGEAGEVAAERGASEVGRAVVASTLTTIAVFVPVVFIEGMAAQLFRDQALTVSFSLLASLVVSLTIIPMVAAMMGLARTVAATPMSAPLPSGSGRPRRLAHAAFVAGPPAALRAIRGGLRWTGAWAARLTRPITAAFDRTFDAGMKAYPVLLRAALRVPGTVLAGALLAFVASLFLARTLGVDLIPTFSQGEFSFLIQLPEGTPLEATDRFVQGVQSVIKDDPRVDAVSSIIGGAGLSLTQTGSEGENAARIQVRLKKGSGRREEESVAAALRSRLEASQVARYKFERPSYFTFRTPIEVEVYGDNLADLQTSAAALKKDLEKVPGLVDVKSSMEAGNPELQLSFNREQLSHLGLDLFQVAGTVRNKVQGEVATRFLEGDREINILVRSVEVGTASVADVSDLIVGQRNGVPIFLKSVADVKLTEGPSEIRRVAQKRAAVISGDISRRDMGAVAADVRAAIARQSFPAGVMAGLSGQEEEMGRSFRSLQLALALAIFLVYLVMACEFESLLHPFVVMFTVPLGIIGAVLALVVTGHTVNVVAMIGAVMLAGIVVKNAIVLIDAVNMLRGEGMSREDALVEAGLRRMRPILMTTATTILGLLPMAIGLGEGAELRAPLAVTVIGGLTVATILTLFVIPVVYTVLDRKAFVVLAGPATAPGGATGTAPSSEEGPAPSRFGPGFLPQPALGSAGPARFAADEIEPEATGPAIPARPEL
- a CDS encoding efflux RND transporter permease subunit, with the protein product MNLPSLSIRRPVTTLMILLSIMVVGGIAMARLPLAFLPNVDIPFIGINIPYPNSNPTQIEKQITKPVEEVLATIPGVNRLASTSTADSAEFQLEFKWGQNLDIVRMQVSEKMDQVKASLPPGIGQVFIFSFNTSDIPVVQARISAQGVDLSRNYDLLETRVANRIRRVPGVARVQLDGVAPREIFIDLVLDRIKEHAVDIGTLLTRLQGASANLVLGQVSHDGLRYTARALGAFDSLQAIEDLTVNDRGLKLKDIAEIRYEEPPIAYGRHLDGGPAVALEVFKESTANTVEVVGAVMKVITEDISQDPLLAGIKVFTWDNQAKQITTGIDSLKHAGLLGALFAVLVLYYFLRRLDSTLIVSFSIPFSVIAACGLMYFMGKTLNVLSMCGLMLGIGMLVDDAIVVLEAIDRKRRTVADPHEAALVGARDVTMAVVCSTLTTIIVFLPLVVGASTELTIWLKEVGLSISISLACSLFSSLTLIPLMSAQWLKRKPAEQPKSLAWLEERYVGMLGWTLRHKAWTLLIVILGLGVGVVPFMAGLVDTAQFAATSNKRLFLQYEFADFSYKSDSERAVNTIEAYLRANKDAYSIKSIYSVFGENEARTVMVLAREDLGDQVIKDLRRTIRAGLPQVPGARIFFAEEANEGGNSTYFAVKFFGHDSGILKKLADEAARRLAIVDGVQDITSSLNKGRNEIQVVIDRDKALRAGLTAEDVSQIFQFTLGGMRLQRFNAGDREVETWLELRLIDRQNLEDLKSIQIGPPSRPVLLGDIAAFQVVRRADQIAREDRKVRVAVNATYEGKEWQKSRKEIESLMNSFELPPGYTWSWDDRILEQGEENQQMMINFLLALALVYLAMASLFESMAQPFAILFSIPFALPGAAWLLAATRTPFNIMAQIGLLMLIGIVVKNGIVLLDHMNQLRQAGMPRDQAIMQAGRDRLRAVLMTALTAIVGLIPLALGRSSVGDAYYYPLARTVIGGLASSTVLTLIVLPYINLGVEGVAAWMRGLWRASDPAAMLQPAVAAPPAMTTTPDSSVA
- the cysC gene encoding adenylyl-sulfate kinase; translated protein: MHSSAEKKGLTIWLTGLPSAGKSTIARKLATLLKGEGHRVTVLDGDEVRERLNKGLGFSKEDRDENIRRIAYVARLLTEAGSTVIVAAISPYRDARDAARAEIGRFAEIHVNCSLEECIRRDVKGLYKKALAGTLDHFTGVSDPYEPPLMPELVVETDREAPIDSARGIIFCLQSLGYLPASTKEELAPTERLAPIQTGSEA
- a CDS encoding alkaline phosphatase family protein codes for the protein MKVAVLGLDCAAPRLVFDRFRDDLPNLRGLMEAGSHGPLLSTHPPITVPAWACMMRSQDPGQLGIYGFRNRKDHSYDGLSMANASVLKSDAVWDLLGRAGKSSIVLGVPPSFPPKPLNGVQVGCFLTPSTDMAYTYPPDVRQEIQKVAPGYVVDVEGFRTEDKDALLKRIYDKTRMHFAVARHLLKTRPWDFFMMVEMGVDRIHHSFWKYMDPDHPKYEPRNPHENAIRDYYRYCDQEIGELLALFPKDTAVMVVSDHGAKKLDGGICFNEWLIKKGYLALKSYPDKPTPIGKADVDWSKTLAWGDGGYYGRLFMNVRGREPQGTIEPSDYDKVRSDLAAEIEAIEDPSGRPIGTKAYRPEDIYREVRNVAPDLTCYFGNLDWRSIGSVGLKTIHTFENDTGPDDANHDWQGIFILKSAANGLPKGARSGLKIYDVAPTLLGLFGVEAPAGMIGRRLDRE
- a CDS encoding DUF6365 family protein codes for the protein MAQQTVRALFVTPTWMATGETAAALVLADSIVAGGGEAWFLASTPAAQIVRPKYGDRVQEMTGDLASNQHHWRRMIEEIDPNVIVFSELRSILALRLNRQFPLADLSWLRELNEVDALLVALDHVGSTPSVQKMISRLSGHAFFRLISNAWRPIFERMVILLPCPLHEPGKVEGRQGHPYRSMAMPLRVDPAVRDQVRARYLGEDHAADGRLIFHSVPRWSFRLAKALKAPLYDNLSEFVAEYVADVEAPVTIVSVNDGTLLRPSPDKTVRVVNLAGLPLAEFDALMLSSDLVLTENIVSLTLAKTVGNAPGVALVNSSTLKEILAREPEGSEIRRLAMQMERRRAGSVYPHVMYPMKQQDQAAAATRSPRRRLFNAAAPSVPMPEEMIRAGSLPSSPFIRAELYGGQKTRDLFHGLLCDPARRAQARAEDEAFIARQNALEDGSSVLKRLLAGRTVGDTVIAHG
- a CDS encoding methyltransferase domain-containing protein, yielding MDETSRAAGSAPRAVASTTPAAGAPRPASRPVADQINQVYDQVMYDDLYREYWGHSDFVNFGYWEQGTREQKEACEALMEKLLAFIPEKKGTILDAACGKGATTRHLLKYYPPEAVTGINISEKQLETCKANAPGCRFILMNAADLKFEDASFDNIICVEAAFHFDTREKFLREACRVLKPGGTLVLSDSLFTRWWERIKPPGRLLNFVEDPAAYRALCQSAGFQDAEILDAREECAVRFLRACIRFLRGRCLAGAIDRETLTRMSARMSLYVMNIRHYPLVAARKG